In the genome of Opitutia bacterium KCR 482, one region contains:
- the mfd gene encoding transcription-repair coupling factor, which produces MLRSKPTGERTFFPNIARSARPAALSAILGRGNGLSLVFFETFSECEYAYSRLKYFMELGGEAFSVKVLPANADASQSDAGSFDAACERVGTLNAMSESAEVDRRTVVLATPSAFFDAAPPPSASRSFEIAKGAEIAMDTLRSRLVEYGYYNEVLCESPGQFSVRGGVVDIYPVASTFPVRLDFFGDEIDSIRAFNPDTQLADEKIPRIRIDAVPTSDGASDCNAADYLPKKRGAAEWIFVEPAVLESKFSELFSHPEDMSFSPRSFKRVFDRNERSVGVSEVEICGEMFAGADISDFPCEALLQSVSAEGEIGAERFESETKLREKFVKRIGGWRAEKIDVFLAADGEGDRELAKRMFADARVKFDCRFVGASFGEGFLISKFGKIRPDWKILSRDAAGAAFVGVRDFFGRRAKTELEPRRRMFSHRAQVDQLLDFSELGEGDYVVHLGHGVCRYLGVVKLDFDGKKEEAIKLEFEDGAILYLPLHKSYLLSRYIGLDKKHPKLAKLDSKSWIKVKSAAELAALDYAAELLEMQSRRELAKGYAFPPDDQWQREFDDAFPYTETPDQLRAIADVKADMESSKPMDRLLCADVGFGKTEVAMRAAFKCAMAGRQVAVLCPTTILCQQHFRNFRERFAGYPIVVEMLSRFRTRGESEKIKAQLAAGQIDVIIGTHALLSADVDFRDLGLLVVDEEHRFGVKHKERIKKMREGVDVLSMSATPIPRTLYFAMMGARTISLMETPPKNRFPVETVVREYSDDAVREAVGRELARNGQVFYLHNRVSTIEATAENLRKMFPDARIAVGHGQMGENRLERLMSQFVDGKYDILVCTTIIESGLDIPNCNTIIIEGADKFGLAQLYQLRGRVGRFTRRAYAWLLLHRYAGLVESARKRLGAIRQYNKPGAGFRIATRDLQLRGCGNLLGAKQSGHIAGVGFDLYCALLKRSVALLKGEKACGIERAAVDLDFVKMGEADRNEADVSNTENYFQEIRIREMERGGGENVKAYIPPAYIPQTQLRVDFYRKISMAASLDEIEAIRFEMADRFGKIPEPAEYLLKVGRVRVCAESCGFVGVETQGDALKLRRRGGSNPEYFRLNDRFPRLTKRGANAKLAEIEKFLTNVVPSLRKI; this is translated from the coding sequence ATGCTGCGCTCCAAACCGACAGGCGAAAGGACGTTTTTCCCGAATATAGCGCGTTCGGCAAGACCCGCCGCGCTGTCGGCTATTTTGGGGCGCGGAAACGGGCTTAGCCTCGTGTTTTTCGAGACGTTTTCTGAGTGCGAATACGCGTATTCGCGCCTAAAATATTTCATGGAATTGGGCGGGGAGGCGTTTTCGGTAAAAGTTCTGCCCGCAAATGCGGACGCGTCGCAGTCGGACGCGGGAAGTTTCGACGCCGCCTGCGAGCGCGTCGGCACGCTCAACGCCATGTCGGAGTCGGCGGAAGTCGACCGCAGGACGGTGGTGCTTGCCACGCCGTCGGCGTTTTTCGACGCCGCGCCGCCGCCGAGCGCGTCGCGCAGTTTCGAAATCGCAAAGGGCGCGGAAATCGCAATGGATACGCTCCGAAGCAGGCTTGTCGAATACGGATACTACAACGAAGTTTTGTGCGAGTCCCCAGGCCAGTTTTCGGTGCGCGGCGGCGTTGTGGACATCTACCCCGTGGCGTCTACGTTCCCCGTGAGGCTCGATTTTTTCGGCGACGAAATAGATTCCATTCGCGCGTTCAACCCCGACACCCAGCTTGCCGACGAAAAAATACCGCGGATACGAATAGACGCCGTGCCGACTTCCGACGGGGCTTCGGATTGCAACGCCGCCGACTACCTGCCAAAAAAACGCGGCGCGGCGGAATGGATTTTCGTAGAGCCTGCGGTGTTGGAGTCCAAATTTTCTGAGCTGTTTTCGCACCCCGAGGACATGTCGTTTTCGCCGCGCAGTTTCAAGCGCGTCTTCGACAGAAACGAGAGGTCGGTCGGCGTCTCCGAAGTCGAAATTTGCGGCGAAATGTTCGCGGGCGCGGACATTTCCGACTTTCCGTGCGAGGCTCTCTTGCAGTCGGTTTCCGCCGAGGGCGAAATAGGCGCGGAACGCTTCGAGTCGGAAACAAAACTGCGCGAAAAATTCGTCAAGCGCATAGGCGGCTGGCGGGCCGAAAAAATCGACGTGTTCCTCGCCGCCGACGGCGAGGGCGACAGGGAGCTTGCAAAGCGCATGTTCGCCGACGCGCGGGTGAAATTCGACTGCCGCTTTGTGGGCGCGTCGTTCGGCGAGGGCTTTCTGATTTCCAAATTCGGGAAAATCCGCCCCGACTGGAAAATACTTTCGAGAGACGCGGCGGGGGCCGCGTTCGTGGGCGTCCGCGATTTCTTCGGACGCCGCGCAAAGACCGAGCTTGAACCGCGCCGCAGAATGTTCTCGCACCGCGCGCAGGTGGACCAGCTACTCGACTTTTCCGAACTCGGCGAGGGCGACTACGTAGTCCACTTGGGGCACGGCGTCTGCCGCTACTTGGGCGTCGTGAAGCTCGACTTCGACGGCAAAAAGGAGGAGGCAATAAAGCTCGAATTCGAGGACGGCGCAATTCTCTACCTGCCGCTTCACAAGTCGTATCTGCTGAGCCGCTACATCGGCTTGGACAAAAAGCACCCCAAGCTTGCCAAGCTCGATTCGAAATCGTGGATAAAAGTAAAGTCGGCGGCGGAGCTTGCCGCGCTCGACTACGCCGCGGAGCTTCTCGAAATGCAGTCGCGCCGAGAGCTTGCCAAGGGCTACGCCTTCCCGCCCGACGACCAGTGGCAGCGCGAGTTCGACGACGCCTTTCCCTACACCGAAACGCCCGACCAACTGCGGGCAATCGCCGACGTCAAGGCGGACATGGAAAGCTCCAAGCCCATGGACAGGCTGCTTTGCGCCGACGTCGGCTTCGGCAAGACCGAGGTCGCAATGCGGGCGGCGTTCAAGTGCGCGATGGCGGGCAGGCAGGTTGCGGTTCTGTGCCCCACAACCATTTTGTGCCAACAGCATTTCAGGAATTTCCGCGAACGCTTTGCGGGCTATCCGATTGTCGTGGAAATGCTCTCGCGTTTCAGGACGCGCGGAGAGTCCGAAAAAATCAAGGCGCAGCTCGCGGCGGGGCAAATCGACGTGATAATAGGCACGCACGCCCTGCTTTCGGCGGACGTCGATTTCAGGGACTTGGGGCTGCTTGTCGTGGACGAAGAGCACCGCTTCGGGGTAAAGCACAAGGAGCGCATAAAGAAAATGCGCGAGGGCGTCGACGTTCTTTCGATGAGCGCGACCCCGATTCCCCGAACCCTCTATTTTGCGATGATGGGCGCGCGGACGATAAGCCTCATGGAAACGCCGCCTAAAAACCGCTTTCCCGTCGAAACCGTCGTCCGCGAGTATTCCGACGACGCCGTGCGCGAGGCCGTCGGGCGCGAGCTTGCCCGCAACGGGCAGGTCTTCTATCTCCACAACCGCGTTTCGACGATAGAGGCGACCGCCGAAAACCTCCGCAAAATGTTCCCCGACGCGCGGATTGCCGTAGGCCACGGGCAAATGGGCGAAAACAGGCTCGAACGCCTGATGTCGCAGTTCGTTGACGGAAAGTACGACATTCTTGTGTGCACTACAATCATCGAATCGGGCTTGGACATTCCCAACTGCAACACGATAATCATAGAGGGCGCGGACAAGTTCGGGCTTGCGCAGCTCTACCAGTTGCGCGGGCGCGTAGGCAGGTTCACCCGCCGCGCGTACGCGTGGCTCTTGCTCCACCGCTACGCCGGGCTTGTGGAAAGCGCGCGCAAACGCCTCGGGGCAATCCGCCAGTACAACAAGCCCGGCGCGGGTTTCAGAATCGCCACGCGCGACTTGCAGCTGCGCGGCTGCGGCAACCTGCTCGGCGCAAAGCAGAGCGGGCACATCGCGGGCGTGGGCTTCGACCTCTACTGCGCCCTCTTGAAGCGCAGCGTCGCCCTTTTGAAAGGCGAGAAGGCTTGCGGAATAGAGCGGGCGGCGGTCGATTTGGACTTCGTGAAAATGGGCGAGGCCGACAGGAACGAGGCAGACGTCTCGAACACCGAAAACTACTTTCAGGAAATCAGAATCCGCGAAATGGAGCGCGGCGGCGGCGAAAACGTCAAGGCGTACATTCCGCCCGCCTACATTCCGCAAACCCAGCTGCGCGTAGACTTCTACCGCAAAATCTCGATGGCGGCCTCTCTCGACGAGATTGAGGCAATACGCTTCGAAATGGCGGACAGGTTCGGGAAAATTCCGGAGCCCGCC
- the rnc gene encoding ribonuclease III encodes MELKKYIKTIFKPAVAKRAKAMKRAKRERGMSAEMSRRAKIAALEKSLGYVFRDKSILREALTHPGSVGFERKIKSNQRLEFLGDAVLQAVITDTVFRKFEDEDEGKLTKIRIALTQGSFLTELSRGLGIPKCLLLPKGAEDIRESASAAEDAFESVVGAIFLDSDFSTAHATVLSWYKRKLEELPTLVQSQNPKGALQEIAAKRGDIVSYALVSQSGPDHKKMFEVEVLVNGKSLARATASSKKSAETKAARAALKDYAAEKSESAE; translated from the coding sequence ATGGAATTGAAGAAATACATCAAGACGATTTTCAAGCCCGCCGTCGCAAAGCGCGCAAAGGCGATGAAGAGGGCAAAGCGCGAGCGCGGAATGTCGGCGGAGATGTCGCGCCGCGCGAAAATCGCGGCGTTGGAGAAGTCGCTGGGCTACGTTTTCAGGGACAAGTCCATTTTGCGCGAGGCGTTGACGCACCCCGGGTCGGTGGGCTTCGAGCGCAAAATAAAGTCGAACCAGAGGCTCGAATTTTTGGGCGACGCCGTTTTGCAGGCGGTTATCACCGACACCGTTTTCAGAAAGTTCGAAGATGAGGACGAGGGCAAGCTTACGAAAATAAGAATCGCGCTCACGCAAGGCTCGTTTTTGACGGAGCTTTCGCGCGGGCTGGGAATCCCCAAATGCCTGCTTTTGCCGAAAGGCGCGGAGGATATCCGCGAGAGCGCGTCGGCGGCTGAGGACGCTTTCGAGTCGGTTGTCGGCGCGATATTTCTCGATTCCGATTTTTCCACGGCGCACGCCACGGTACTTTCGTGGTACAAGCGCAAGTTGGAGGAGCTGCCGACTCTCGTGCAGTCGCAAAACCCGAAGGGCGCGTTGCAGGAGATTGCCGCAAAGCGCGGCGACATCGTCTCGTACGCGCTGGTTTCTCAGAGCGGCCCCGACCACAAAAAAATGTTCGAGGTCGAAGTGCTCGTAAACGGCAAGTCGCTTGCGCGGGCTACGGCAAGCTCGAAAAAATCGGCGGAGACAAAGGCCGCCCGCGCCGCGCTGAAAGACTACGCGGCGGAAAAATCCGAATCCGCCGAATAG
- a CDS encoding ParA family protein — protein sequence MSAKVFAIANQKGGVGKTTTAVNLSAGLARRKIRTLLVDMDQQASATSALGFEKTRGASLYQVMHGEGSARDKIVETGRKNLWLIPSETDISAIEVELSGSENYLARLRDCIAPLKESGDFDAIVIDAPPSLGLLSMNSLAAADYLLVALQCEYLAMEGLGQIMGVVEQLREAGVSDTLEVGGVVMTMYDSRTNLSKQVLGEVKNYLHGLVFNTLIPRTVRLAEAPSFGKTIFEYAKWNEGSFAYEKLAKEVDKRFFLRP from the coding sequence ATGTCAGCCAAAGTGTTCGCAATAGCAAATCAAAAGGGCGGGGTGGGGAAGACCACGACCGCCGTGAATCTGTCGGCGGGGCTTGCTCGCAGGAAGATACGCACGCTTCTTGTCGACATGGACCAACAGGCGAGCGCAACGAGCGCACTTGGCTTCGAAAAGACGCGCGGGGCGAGCCTCTACCAAGTCATGCACGGGGAGGGTTCCGCGCGCGACAAAATCGTCGAGACAGGCCGCAAAAACCTCTGGCTTATTCCCTCCGAAACCGACATCTCCGCCATTGAAGTCGAGCTTTCGGGCAGCGAAAACTACCTCGCAAGGCTTCGCGACTGCATCGCCCCGCTGAAAGAATCGGGAGACTTCGACGCAATCGTGATAGACGCGCCGCCGTCGCTCGGCCTTCTTTCCATGAACTCTCTCGCCGCGGCGGACTACCTGCTTGTCGCGCTCCAATGCGAATATTTGGCGATGGAGGGGCTTGGGCAGATAATGGGCGTCGTGGAGCAGCTTCGCGAGGCCGGCGTCAGCGACACTCTCGAAGTCGGCGGGGTCGTGATGACGATGTACGATTCGCGCACAAACCTTTCGAAACAGGTTCTCGGAGAGGTCAAAAACTACCTGCACGGGCTTGTGTTCAACACGCTCATTCCGCGCACGGTAAGGCTTGCGGAAGCTCCGAGCTTCGGCAAGACGATTTTCGAATACGCCAAGTGGAATGAGGGCTCTTTTGCATACGAAAAGCTCGCCAAGGAGGTGGACAAGAGGTTTTTCCTCCGTCCGTAA
- a CDS encoding glycogen/starch/alpha-glucan phosphorylase has translation MSKDKANIKAKSDEKIFTDANSCPFFVSDNTEGMKKAILWHLETSLARDRKTASMRDWWVASALSVRDHIMKRFIKTMNKQYEGDARRVYYFSLEYLVGRLTEDVLVNTHLLEPTKDALKSLGVDPDEVIAQEVDMGLGNGGLGRLAACFQDSLATLNYPAVGYGIRYEFGLFTQSFEDGRQVESPDNWLKFGCPWEIVRPQRTVRVPVGGTVKGMMDDKGDWSPVWKPVNEILGVPWDIPVVGYGAETVNFLRLWESRASNEFDLDAFNEGGYTQAVHEKAMSETISKVLYPNDKTENGKYLRLLQQYFFVSCSLQDIIRRYISEHADWSKFTDKVVIQLNDTHPAIAIPELMRLLMDVHGLSWDESWAMCTKIFAYTNHTLLPEALEKWSVNFFEKLLPRHLQIIYEINARWMDKVNKMYPADPHKRECLSIIEESSPKMVRMAYLAVVGSFSVNGVAALHTELLKDSVLRDFYEVSPEKFNNKTNGVTPRRWLKVCNPGLSSLIDTKIGDKCWVKNLDDLRALEKYADDPSFQDKFMAVKLENKKKLAAVIRNSCGVEVNPNALFDVQIKRLHEYKRQHLNLLHILTLYRALLHNPDMDIPPRVFIFGAKAAPGYDIAKNIIYAINKVGEKINSDKRINGKLKVVFIPNYSVSAAMNIIPAADVSEQISTAGKEASGTGNMKLALNGAVTLGTLDGANVEIKEEVGDDNIFIFGLTVEEVQKLKGGGYNPWEYYAKNANLKDVLDWLVSDYFMPSNPNAFMPMRKSILDWGDNFMVCADYQAYCDAQQRVGEAFMDKRRWAKMAIMNTARIGKFSSDRTIREYAEDIWKL, from the coding sequence ATGAGCAAAGACAAAGCCAACATTAAAGCAAAGTCGGACGAAAAGATTTTCACCGACGCGAATTCCTGTCCGTTTTTTGTAAGCGACAACACCGAAGGAATGAAAAAGGCAATCCTTTGGCATCTCGAAACGTCGCTCGCGCGCGACCGCAAGACGGCGTCCATGCGCGACTGGTGGGTTGCGTCAGCCCTCTCCGTGCGCGACCATATCATGAAGCGGTTCATCAAAACGATGAACAAGCAGTACGAAGGCGACGCCCGCAGAGTATACTATTTCTCGCTCGAATACCTCGTCGGCAGACTCACCGAAGACGTGCTCGTAAACACGCACCTGCTCGAACCCACAAAGGACGCGCTTAAATCTCTCGGAGTAGACCCCGACGAAGTAATAGCGCAGGAGGTCGATATGGGCTTGGGCAACGGCGGCCTCGGCAGACTCGCCGCGTGCTTCCAGGACTCTCTCGCAACGCTGAACTACCCCGCAGTCGGCTACGGAATCAGATACGAATTCGGTCTGTTTACGCAGTCGTTCGAAGACGGCAGACAGGTTGAATCGCCAGACAACTGGCTTAAATTCGGCTGCCCGTGGGAAATCGTCCGCCCGCAGAGAACGGTTAGAGTGCCCGTGGGAGGCACAGTCAAAGGAATGATGGACGACAAGGGCGACTGGTCGCCCGTCTGGAAGCCCGTCAACGAAATTCTCGGCGTTCCGTGGGACATTCCCGTCGTCGGATACGGCGCGGAAACGGTAAACTTCCTCAGGCTTTGGGAATCGAGGGCGTCGAACGAGTTCGATCTCGACGCCTTCAACGAGGGCGGCTACACGCAGGCCGTCCACGAAAAGGCGATGAGCGAAACTATATCCAAGGTGCTCTACCCGAACGACAAAACCGAAAACGGCAAATACCTAAGGCTTCTCCAACAGTACTTCTTCGTGTCGTGCTCGTTGCAGGACATTATCCGCAGATACATATCGGAACACGCCGACTGGTCGAAATTCACCGACAAAGTCGTAATACAGCTCAACGACACGCACCCTGCAATCGCAATCCCCGAACTCATGCGCCTGCTCATGGACGTGCACGGGCTTTCGTGGGACGAATCGTGGGCTATGTGCACAAAGATTTTCGCCTACACAAACCACACGCTTCTGCCCGAAGCTCTGGAAAAGTGGTCGGTAAACTTCTTCGAAAAGCTGCTGCCGCGCCACCTGCAAATCATCTACGAAATCAACGCCCGCTGGATGGACAAGGTCAACAAAATGTACCCCGCCGACCCACACAAGCGCGAATGCCTCTCCATTATAGAGGAAAGCTCGCCGAAGATGGTGCGCATGGCGTATCTGGCGGTCGTGGGAAGCTTCAGCGTGAACGGCGTCGCCGCGCTCCACACGGAGCTTCTCAAAGACTCGGTTCTGCGCGACTTCTACGAAGTCTCGCCCGAAAAATTCAACAACAAGACAAACGGCGTCACGCCGCGCCGCTGGCTTAAAGTCTGCAACCCCGGGCTTTCGTCGCTCATCGACACGAAAATCGGCGACAAGTGCTGGGTCAAGAACCTCGACGACCTGCGCGCGCTCGAAAAATACGCCGACGACCCGTCGTTCCAAGACAAGTTCATGGCGGTAAAGCTCGAAAACAAAAAGAAGCTCGCCGCGGTAATCAGGAACTCCTGCGGGGTGGAGGTAAACCCGAACGCGCTCTTCGACGTGCAAATAAAGCGTCTGCACGAGTACAAGAGACAGCACCTCAACCTGCTCCACATTCTCACGCTCTACCGCGCCCTTCTGCACAACCCCGACATGGACATTCCCCCGCGCGTGTTCATCTTCGGCGCAAAGGCGGCTCCCGGCTACGACATCGCAAAGAACATCATCTACGCAATCAACAAAGTCGGCGAAAAAATCAACTCCGACAAGCGCATAAACGGCAAGCTCAAAGTTGTGTTCATTCCCAATTACAGCGTGTCGGCGGCGATGAACATCATTCCCGCGGCGGACGTTTCGGAACAGATTTCGACGGCAGGCAAAGAGGCGTCGGGCACGGGCAACATGAAGCTTGCGCTCAACGGCGCGGTGACGCTCGGCACGCTCGACGGCGCTAACGTGGAAATCAAGGAGGAAGTCGGCGACGACAACATCTTCATCTTCGGACTTACGGTCGAGGAGGTGCAAAAGCTCAAAGGCGGCGGCTACAATCCGTGGGAATACTACGCCAAGAACGCAAACCTCAAAGACGTTCTCGACTGGCTTGTGTCCGACTATTTCATGCCGTCGAACCCCAACGCCTTCATGCCTATGCGCAAGTCGATTCTCGACTGGGGCGACAACTTCATGGTTTGCGCCGACTATCAGGCATACTGCGACGCGCAACAGCGCGTTGGAGAGGCGTTCATGGACAAACGCCGCTGGGCGAAAATGGCGATTATGAACACCGCGCGAATCGGCAAGTTTTCTTCCGACCGCACAATCCGCGAGTACGCCGAAGACATCTGGAAGTTGTAG
- a CDS encoding MazG family protein — MKDDSVNSLVETVKRLRAPDGCPWDREQTHKSIRGHLVEECAELLEAIDLESPEKMREELGDVLMHIVLHAEIESENGHFDFYDVARELNEKLVRRHPHVFGGQKASDSGEVLKIWQDVKTKEKKERAVGKLFDGIPPQLSALRYALDIAKKADAQTLDAAAKAAPKNAATEIGREMFELVRKAAAEKIEPESALRDYILEIRAEAGKEGK, encoded by the coding sequence ATGAAAGACGATTCAGTAAACAGTTTAGTCGAAACCGTAAAACGCCTGCGCGCGCCCGACGGCTGCCCATGGGACAGGGAACAAACGCACAAGTCGATACGCGGGCACCTCGTCGAGGAATGCGCAGAGCTGCTCGAGGCAATAGACCTCGAAAGCCCCGAAAAGATGCGCGAGGAGCTCGGCGACGTGCTCATGCACATAGTCCTCCACGCCGAAATAGAGAGCGAAAACGGGCACTTCGACTTCTACGACGTCGCGCGCGAGCTTAACGAAAAGCTCGTGCGCCGCCACCCGCACGTCTTCGGCGGACAAAAGGCCTCCGACAGCGGCGAAGTCCTCAAAATTTGGCAGGACGTAAAAACGAAGGAGAAAAAGGAGCGCGCCGTCGGAAAGCTCTTCGACGGCATTCCGCCGCAGCTCTCCGCCCTGCGCTACGCGCTCGACATCGCAAAAAAGGCCGACGCCCAAACGCTCGACGCCGCGGCGAAAGCCGCGCCAAAAAACGCCGCAACGGAAATCGGGCGCGAAATGTTCGAGCTTGTCAGAAAGGCGGCGGCGGAAAAAATCGAACCAGAATCCGCCCTGCGCGACTATATTTTGGAAATCCGCGCGGAGGCCGGAAAAGAGGGCAAATAG
- a CDS encoding M48 family metallopeptidase translates to MPEPKANAFFTTLSAGGKTVRVKVEIAESKRAKRFCARVVGKDEICLTKPARSSRRAALEFLESVAEWAVARLAEAPEKISLRRYLSKNPRVYAGGFEWRVWLEKSRTDAFFVEDAKNREVVFSSPEPDANGDRLAEAFAEFAAKKICASAAAAAEKFGVEYSRISVRNQSGRWASRSSSGALSFNERMLLLPCELQNYIICHELAHARFMDHSVSFWIWLGRLCPHAKRLDRELSKLSGKLFAVSLK, encoded by the coding sequence GTGCCCGAACCAAAAGCAAACGCATTCTTCACGACGCTTTCGGCGGGCGGGAAAACCGTCCGCGTAAAAGTGGAGATTGCGGAATCCAAACGCGCAAAACGCTTCTGCGCGCGCGTGGTCGGCAAAGACGAAATCTGCCTGACAAAACCCGCGCGGTCGTCGAGGCGCGCCGCGCTCGAATTTCTGGAATCGGTCGCCGAATGGGCCGTGGCGAGGCTCGCCGAAGCCCCCGAGAAAATTTCGCTGCGCAGATATCTTTCCAAAAATCCGCGCGTCTACGCCGGCGGATTCGAGTGGCGCGTGTGGCTTGAAAAATCGCGCACCGACGCGTTTTTCGTGGAAGACGCAAAAAACCGCGAAGTAGTGTTTTCGTCGCCCGAACCCGACGCAAACGGCGACAGGCTCGCGGAGGCGTTCGCGGAGTTTGCGGCAAAAAAAATCTGCGCAAGCGCGGCGGCGGCGGCGGAAAAATTCGGCGTGGAATATTCGCGCATAAGCGTGCGGAACCAGTCGGGACGCTGGGCGTCGCGCTCGTCGAGCGGCGCGCTCTCGTTCAACGAAAGAATGCTTCTGCTGCCCTGCGAGCTCCAAAACTACATAATCTGCCACGAGCTTGCGCACGCGCGCTTCATGGACCATTCGGTGTCGTTCTGGATTTGGCTCGGCCGCCTCTGCCCGCACGCAAAGCGGCTCGACCGCGAACTTTCAAAACTTTCGGGCAAACTCTTCGCTGTGTCGCTAAAATAA
- a CDS encoding glycoside hydrolase, with the protein MMKKKLLAIISATATVGCAFAIEVKINLGKKFQTIEYFGASDAWATQYIGDFWSDAHREKTARLLFSQKLDKYGNPEGAGLSLWRVNLGGGTFDGNTSQIEPEWRAARSFLPENSETPDWSRCAGLRYFMEKARDYGCGKFMLFSNTPPIQWTLNGKGYAARGNPAANLKPEAFGKFANYMADAAKHFIEEGYNIEYISPVNEPQCPWDYTGAKQEGSPWRCSDMKKILEELDRAIGERNIGTKILFGETAHHVYNYADKSSPKTPKHWENLSEEERPALIIQKFFDKSGKFHIGGLKHLARQLASHGYHTHTNDADDTKAVSATAFLSPNGGRIVAVFVNMKDSDEPVSVALPQKFANAKRSVYITDGRRNLALENSADGSTGKISLYPHSITTVVFDAR; encoded by the coding sequence ATGATGAAGAAAAAACTGCTCGCAATAATTTCGGCAACCGCAACCGTCGGGTGCGCGTTCGCCATCGAAGTAAAGATAAATCTCGGCAAAAAATTCCAGACGATAGAATATTTCGGCGCAAGCGACGCCTGGGCAACGCAATATATCGGCGACTTCTGGAGCGACGCGCACAGGGAGAAAACCGCAAGGCTGCTGTTCTCGCAGAAGCTCGACAAATACGGCAATCCCGAGGGCGCGGGGCTTTCGCTCTGGCGCGTGAATCTCGGCGGCGGAACGTTCGACGGCAACACTTCGCAGATCGAACCCGAATGGCGCGCGGCGCGGTCGTTCCTGCCCGAAAACTCCGAAACGCCAGACTGGTCGCGCTGCGCGGGGCTTCGATATTTTATGGAGAAGGCGCGCGACTACGGCTGCGGAAAATTTATGCTCTTTTCGAACACTCCACCGATACAGTGGACGCTCAACGGCAAGGGCTACGCGGCAAGGGGCAACCCCGCGGCAAACCTCAAGCCGGAAGCCTTCGGCAAGTTCGCAAACTATATGGCGGACGCGGCAAAACACTTCATCGAAGAGGGCTACAACATCGAATACATAAGCCCCGTAAACGAGCCGCAATGCCCGTGGGACTACACGGGCGCAAAACAGGAGGGTTCGCCGTGGCGTTGTTCCGACATGAAGAAAATCCTCGAAGAGCTCGACCGCGCAATAGGCGAGCGCAACATCGGCACGAAAATCTTATTCGGCGAAACGGCGCACCACGTCTACAATTACGCCGACAAATCGTCCCCGAAAACGCCCAAACACTGGGAGAATCTTTCCGAAGAGGAACGCCCCGCACTCATTATACAAAAGTTTTTCGACAAAAGCGGAAAATTCCATATAGGCGGCTTGAAACATCTGGCAAGGCAGCTAGCCTCGCACGGCTACCACACGCACACAAACGACGCCGACGACACAAAAGCGGTTTCGGCAACCGCCTTTCTTTCGCCCAACGGCGGCAGGATAGTCGCGGTCTTCGTGAACATGAAAGACTCGGACGAGCCCGTGTCGGTCGCCCTTCCGCAAAAGTTCGCGAACGCAAAACGCTCTGTCTACATAACCGACGGGCGGCGCAACTTGGCTCTCGAAAATTCGGCGGACGGCTCGACGGGCAAAATTTCGCTCTACCCGCATTCAATAACAACGGTCGTTTTCGACGCGCGATAA